One Streptomyces hundungensis DNA segment encodes these proteins:
- a CDS encoding ABC transporter permease, whose amino-acid sequence MKRDVRIRGWVEAVAAAISAALFLLTLVWPAWIEALFGVDPDEHSGALEWAVVALAVCATILLSLLARAEWHRARTPRTP is encoded by the coding sequence ATGAAGAGAGACGTCCGGATACGGGGCTGGGTCGAGGCGGTCGCCGCGGCCATCAGCGCAGCACTCTTCCTCCTGACGCTGGTGTGGCCCGCCTGGATCGAGGCGCTGTTCGGAGTCGATCCCGACGAGCACAGCGGAGCCCTGGAGTGGGCCGTCGTCGCGCTCGCCGTATGCGCCACGATCCTCCTCTCCCTCCTCGCCCGAGCCGAATGGCACCGAGCCCGCACACCGCGCACGCCTTGA
- a CDS encoding RHS repeat-associated core domain-containing protein, with amino-acid sequence MPAVKVGKNKPPQNQRKAASGPAQRQWEARQKARLGGKPQASQSGGADAPSVKVYVPEGQGDVPWHQISNFRITDALVGRIDYSTGNLMLAATDFDIAGVGDALQLTRTYNSFDGPSGQVAGPWWAGYERRLDTWFTDEVIWYDSSGATVSFTKNADGTFKTPDGYSKDFAKNSDGTYTLTDRKSGSKDTYSAAGDLTKVTDRNKGTISIAAHKDADGYAAGFKLTEDRSGRTIDLVKTSATLWTATDNSGRTVKYDIDAAGHLVRSWDTTNNATTYGYDEDGRLIKVTTPESRATVFTYDEQSRVTSMRRFTEFGGSGGDAPTYTYSYDTTYRLNAGTTTLTDPLLNTTKFQHNDGAEVTKVTDALGHERSTSYKAHLTQTATDAMGVGTNSGNVTTYGWDTRGNPTSAKLPTGATSAVAGWSTKAGRDVPGSATSADGDKTDYGYDTVGNTISVAQSGTGGGSATIDYNPATVTCGGFQGQRCKATTKMSGTQNSVTSFHYDTRGNLDSVTPPTQIGKVTYHYDVLGRVTDSKDGRGVTTLYTYDNRGRIKKVDTGSYDTVTYVYDGDGNLTSRTDRTGTQSYQFDPLSRETIRTLQDGSQTVLAYTANGNVDTYTDPSGVIDYTWDKANRLTELKDQAGRKTTYGYNNNDKRTSTTYPGNTVQSVDVDTSGRPTTIKTTSPKGTLTNLTYTYGYGTGAATDGTKIRTATDVLAGLKTSYTYDVAGRFSYAKEEKGSTLNSSWQYCYDLAGNLTSQGVDPGCPRGTTYTVNDAQQITGKNGSTTNWSYDRAGNETAGASTPEGTRTAEKWSDYSQLKSLTVGSTTYAGQYASTDQSERTQLGQTAFHNGPLGLSAETTGGVDTGFNREPGGTLNSMTTGGKAYYYLTDALGSVIGLADESGTKVNTYTYSPRGVSRTTTEKAPQPYRFAGGHQDPTGLYHFGARYYDPNIGRFTQTDPSGQEKNPYLYAEGDPVNRIDPRGLLSLDLGIEACDVLCLGGGISINEDGSLHPYVSVGAGTPGVSADASLASGSADSGLTGEVACGFGPAELSVSTDGSEGVGTGGDSGKCSASAKYTF; translated from the coding sequence ATGCCGGCGGTGAAGGTGGGTAAGAACAAGCCGCCGCAGAACCAGCGGAAGGCGGCCTCGGGCCCCGCTCAGCGTCAGTGGGAGGCCCGGCAGAAAGCCCGGCTCGGCGGAAAGCCGCAGGCGTCGCAGTCCGGTGGAGCCGACGCGCCGTCGGTGAAGGTGTACGTGCCCGAGGGCCAGGGCGATGTGCCGTGGCACCAGATATCCAACTTCCGCATCACGGACGCCCTGGTGGGGCGGATCGACTACTCGACCGGCAACCTGATGCTGGCCGCCACCGACTTCGACATCGCGGGTGTGGGCGACGCGCTCCAGCTCACCCGCACCTACAACTCCTTCGACGGCCCCTCCGGCCAGGTCGCCGGCCCCTGGTGGGCGGGGTATGAGCGCCGCCTGGACACCTGGTTCACCGACGAGGTGATCTGGTACGACTCCTCCGGCGCGACCGTCAGTTTCACGAAGAACGCCGACGGCACGTTCAAGACGCCGGACGGGTACAGCAAGGACTTCGCGAAGAACAGCGACGGCACCTACACCCTCACCGATCGCAAGTCCGGCTCCAAGGACACCTATAGCGCGGCGGGTGACCTCACCAAGGTGACCGACCGCAACAAGGGCACCATCTCCATCGCCGCCCACAAGGACGCCGACGGTTATGCGGCCGGATTCAAGCTGACCGAGGACCGGTCGGGCCGCACCATCGACCTCGTCAAGACGAGCGCCACGCTGTGGACCGCGACGGACAACAGCGGGCGGACCGTCAAGTACGACATCGACGCGGCCGGCCACCTCGTACGGTCCTGGGACACCACCAACAACGCCACGACCTACGGGTACGACGAGGACGGGCGGCTGATCAAGGTGACGACGCCCGAGTCCCGGGCGACGGTGTTCACCTATGACGAGCAGAGCCGCGTCACGTCGATGCGCCGCTTCACCGAATTCGGTGGCTCGGGCGGCGACGCCCCCACCTACACGTACTCCTACGACACGACCTACCGCTTGAACGCCGGCACCACGACCCTCACCGACCCGCTCCTGAACACCACCAAGTTCCAGCACAACGACGGCGCCGAAGTCACCAAGGTGACCGACGCGCTCGGGCACGAGCGGTCCACGTCGTACAAGGCGCATCTGACGCAGACCGCGACGGACGCGATGGGCGTGGGCACCAACTCCGGGAACGTGACCACGTACGGCTGGGACACGCGTGGCAACCCGACCTCGGCGAAGCTGCCGACGGGTGCGACGTCGGCGGTGGCCGGCTGGTCGACGAAGGCGGGCCGGGACGTGCCCGGTTCGGCGACCTCGGCCGACGGTGACAAGACGGACTACGGGTACGACACGGTCGGCAACACGATCTCCGTGGCGCAGAGCGGCACCGGCGGCGGCTCCGCGACCATCGACTACAACCCGGCGACCGTGACCTGCGGCGGTTTCCAGGGCCAGCGGTGCAAGGCCACCACGAAGATGAGCGGCACCCAGAACTCGGTGACGTCGTTCCACTACGACACCCGGGGCAATTTGGACTCGGTGACTCCGCCCACCCAGATCGGCAAGGTGACCTACCACTACGACGTGCTGGGCCGCGTCACCGACTCCAAGGACGGCCGAGGCGTCACCACCCTCTACACCTACGACAACCGGGGCCGGATCAAGAAGGTCGACACCGGGAGCTATGACACCGTCACCTATGTCTACGACGGTGACGGCAATCTGACCTCGCGCACCGACCGCACGGGAACCCAGAGCTACCAGTTCGACCCGCTGTCGCGAGAGACCATCCGCACGCTCCAGGACGGCTCGCAGACGGTCCTGGCCTACACGGCCAACGGCAACGTCGACACCTACACCGACCCCTCGGGCGTCATCGACTACACCTGGGACAAGGCCAACCGGCTCACCGAACTCAAGGACCAGGCGGGCCGCAAGACGACGTACGGCTACAACAACAACGACAAGCGCACCAGCACCACCTACCCGGGCAACACGGTGCAGAGCGTGGACGTCGACACGTCGGGGCGGCCCACCACCATCAAGACCACCTCGCCCAAGGGCACGCTGACCAACCTCACGTACACGTACGGCTATGGGACCGGCGCCGCGACCGACGGGACGAAGATCCGCACCGCGACCGACGTCCTGGCCGGGCTGAAGACGTCGTACACCTATGACGTGGCGGGCCGTTTCTCCTACGCCAAGGAGGAGAAGGGGAGCACCCTCAACTCGTCCTGGCAGTACTGCTACGACCTCGCCGGCAACCTGACCTCCCAGGGCGTCGACCCCGGCTGCCCGCGCGGCACCACGTACACCGTGAACGACGCGCAGCAGATCACCGGCAAGAACGGCTCCACCACCAACTGGTCGTACGACAGGGCCGGCAACGAGACCGCCGGGGCGTCCACCCCCGAAGGCACCCGCACCGCCGAGAAGTGGTCCGACTACTCGCAGCTGAAGTCCCTCACCGTGGGCAGCACCACCTACGCCGGCCAGTACGCCTCGACCGACCAGTCCGAGCGCACACAGCTTGGCCAAACCGCCTTCCACAACGGCCCGTTGGGCTTGTCGGCGGAGACCACCGGCGGCGTCGACACCGGATTCAACCGGGAGCCCGGGGGCACCCTGAACTCCATGACGACCGGGGGCAAGGCCTACTACTACCTGACCGACGCGCTCGGTTCGGTGATCGGCCTCGCCGACGAGTCCGGCACCAAGGTCAACACGTACACGTACAGCCCCCGAGGCGTGTCCCGCACCACCACCGAGAAGGCGCCGCAGCCCTACCGCTTCGCCGGCGGCCACCAGGATCCGACCGGCCTCTACCACTTCGGCGCCCGCTACTACGACCCCAACATCGGCCGCTTCACCCAGACCGACCCCTCCGGTCAGGAGAAGAACCCCTACCTCTACGCCGAAGGCGACCCGGTCAACCGCATCGACCCGCGGGGACTGCTCTCGCTCGACCTGGGCATCGAAGCCTGCGACGTGCTGTGCCTCGGCGGGGGCATCAGCATCAACGAGGACGGCAGCCTTCACCCGTACGTCTCCGTGGGGGCGGGTACGCCCGGCGTGAGCGCCGATGCCAGCCTCGCGTCGGGCAGCGCGGACTCCGGCCTCACCGGTGAGGTGGCCTGTGGGTTCGGTCCTGCGGAGCTCTCGGTGTCGACGGACGGGTCGGAGGGCGTGGGCACCGGTGGCGACAGCGGGAAGTGCTCGGCGAGCGCCAAGTACACGTTCTGA